In Bombus huntii isolate Logan2020A chromosome 3, iyBomHunt1.1, whole genome shotgun sequence, a single genomic region encodes these proteins:
- the LOC126863707 gene encoding lysosome-associated membrane glycoprotein 1 → MSKFLLLLCFTALHVLGEGQENILSKNEDILTNGTSLQNEQHFETNIPSNKILSLVPVSAPLGTNKNKLKPEEVLTTQSPIQTRIVIPNDHQSSAMSLDTSATLSYTNETTTKQILHTTINPAVIQATVNSTLSVHTAGKWVVGNGTDKACIVVQMSVEFNISYINDNKMKSFKVFDIPVDNATTKASGYCGKLEQNLTLEWSSKNVTNASMTLHFIRNVTENDYSLHHLELVLPPINFPNTTLNTSVVLAHKAPNFVVKVSNSYRCLKQQTLNLRQNNSNETSGYLTISDFQFQAFKVDNSTVFGLAKDCAFDTPDVVPIVVGCALAGLVIVVLIAYLIGRRRNQAHGYLSM, encoded by the exons ATGTCAAAGTTTTTACTACTCCTTTGCTTTACTGCACTCCACGTTCTGG GTGAAGgtcaagaaaatattttatctaaaaATGAAGATATTCTCACTAATGGAACATCTTTACAAAATGagcaacattttgaaacaaatattccATCAAATAAGATACTTTCCCTGGTACCTGTGTCAGCTCCTTTAGGcacaaacaaaaataaattaaagccAGAAGAGGTTTTAACTACTCAAAGTCCTATCCAAACTCGTATAGTTATTCCCAATGATCACCAGTCATCTGCTATGTCATTAGATACATCAGCTACTTTAAGTTATACAAATGAAACAACTACAAAACAGATTTTACATACAACAATTAATCCAGCTGTTATACAAGCTACAGTAAATTCTACATTGTCTGTTCATACTGCTGGGAAGTGGGTAGTTGGTAATGGAACAGATAAAGCCTGTATTGTAGTACAGATGTCTGTGGAGTTTAATATCTCTTATATTAATGACAACAAAATG AAATCCTTTAAGGTATTTGATATACCAGTAGACAATGCAACTACGAAAGCAAGTGGATATTGTGGCAAGTTGGAACAAAATTTGACATTAGAATGGTCTTCTAAAAATGTAACTAATGCTAGTATGACACTGcattttataagaaatgtAACTGAGAATGACTACTCTCTTCATCATTTGGAACTCGTTCTTCCACcaataaattttccaaatacCACACTAA ATACATCAGTGGTTCTGGCGCATAAAGCACCTAATTTTGTGGTGAAAGTATCAAATTCTTACAGATGCTTGAAACAACAGACGCTCAACTTAAGACAGAATAACAGTAATGAAACATCTGGATATTTAACTATATCAGATTtccaatttcaagcatttaaaGTAGATAATTCTACCGTTTTTGGTTTAG cTAAAGATTGCGCTTTTGATACACCGGATGTTGTACCAATAGTAGTAGGCTGTGCACTGGCAGGATTAGTGATTGTTGTGTTGATCGCATACTTGATTGGTCGTCGTCGAAATCAAGCTCATGGTTATCTTAGTATGTAA
- the LOC126863704 gene encoding negative elongation factor D isoform X1: MEMDYDEDRGAWTEEMTRSEECIGEDSFDNPQEILNECLDKFKTPDYIMEPGIFAQLKRYFQAGGNPEQVIELLSKNYTACAQMANLLAEWLILAGVKVTDVQAMVENNLKDMILKTFDPKKADKIFTEEGETPAWLTEMIQHPTWRSLIYRLAEEYPDCLMLNFTIKLISDAGFQGEITSISTAAQQIEVFSRVLKTAIAGFLQNTEDWQSSIQECAKMVCHGQHTYVYSQVLLQILAQESRGGFMMKRLSQEITKCAQQNHHDVTPITMALNGASSSPSACQALASMLSRNTLNPADITVLFRNYSTAEPPPIELLRNPQFLELLVDALFKPGVKINPEHKSKYIYLLAYAASVCDIPAKKTHSRKLNKDELKTTIQAIEKVHNICNINKGSTELIAELQTLYQCIRFPVVSVGIIRWVECTVTEPSYFKLCTEHCPVHLALLDEVVVCHSLLHPKVLQLLVQLFESKQDELEILVQLEMKKMLIDRMVNLLSRGCVVPVVCYIKQCWQRGDTDVSLIRYFVTEVLEAIAPPYTAEFIHLFLPMVEDEEITGTMRGDSDNDLVSEFIVHCKAHCPTIR, encoded by the exons atgGAGATGGATTATGATGAGGATCGTGGAGCTTGGACAGAAGAAATGACAAGAAGTGAAGAATGCATAGGAGAAGATAGTTTTGATAATCCTCAAGAGATATTAAATGAATGCTTGGATAAATTTAAAACACCAGATTACATTATGGAGCCTGGTATCTTTGCACAACTTAAAAG ATATTTTCAAGCTGGTGGAAACCCAGAACAAGTGATAGAGTTGTTATCTAAAAACTATACAGCTTGTGCTCAAATGGCAAATCTTCTTGCAGAATGGCTTATTCTCGCTGGAGTTAAAGTTACAGATGTACAAGCAATGGTAGAAAACAACTTAAAAGATATGATATTGAAAACATTTGATCCCAAAAAAGCAGATAAAATCTTCACAGAGGAGGGTGAA ACTCCTGCTTGGTTAACGGAAATGATACAACATCCTACTTGGCGGTCACTTATTTACAGACTTGCAGAAGAATATCCTGATTGCTTGATGTTAAACTTCACTATAAAG CTTATATCTGATGCTGGATTTCAAGGTGAAATTACAAGCATTTCAACAGCTGCACAACAAATTGAAGTATTTTCACGAGTTTTAAAAACTGCAATTGCTGGATTTTTGCAAAATACAGAAGATTGGCAGTCAAGTATACAAGAATGTGCA AAAATGGTATGTCATGGACAACACACTTACGTCTACAGTCAAGTATTGTTGCAAATTCTTGCACAAGAATCACGTGGTGGATTTATGATGAAAAGGCTTTCTCAGGAAATCACTAAATGCGCTCAACAGAA CCATCATGATGTTACTCCAATAACAATGGCACTTAATGGAGCTTCAAGTAGCCCTAGTGCATGTCAAGCACTTGCATCCATGTTATCACGGAATACCTTAAATCCTGCTGATATTACCGtattatttcgaaattattcGACTGCGGAACCACCtcctatagaattacttcgtAATCCACAATTCTTAG AACTATTAGTTGATGCACTTTTTAAACCGGGTGTAAAAATTAATCCGGAGCATAAGtctaaatacatatatttattagcTTATGCAGCTAGTGTATGTGATATTCCAGCCAAGAAGACGCATTCACGGAAATTAAATAAGGATGAATTAAAAACAACTATTCAAGCTATAGAAAAAGTCCATAACATTTGTAACATTAATAAAGGATCTACTGAATTGATAGCAGAATTACAAACTTTATATCAGTGCATAAG ATTTCCTGTTGTAAGTGTAGGTATAATTAGATGGGTGGAGTGTACTGTAACTGAACCatcatattttaaattgtgCACAGAACATTGTCCTGTACATCTTGCATTACTTGATGAAGTTGTAGTTTGCCATTCTTTACTGCATCCAAAAGTGTTACAACTTCTTGTACAGTTATTTGAAAGTAAACAAGACGAACTGGAAATACTTGTGCAG ttggaaatgaaaaaaatgttaattgaTAGAATGGTGAACTTATTAAGTAGAGGTTGCGTGGTACCAGTAGTGTGTTACATCAAACAGTGTTGGCAACGTGGAGACACAGATGTATCGTTAATTAGATATTTTGTTACAGAg GTTTTAGAAGCAATAGCTCCACCATATACAGCtgaatttattcatttatttcttcCTATGGTTGAAGATGAAGAAATTACAGGTACAATGCGTGGTGATAGCGACAATGATCTTGTTTCAGAATTTATAG
- the LOC126863704 gene encoding negative elongation factor D isoform X2, whose amino-acid sequence MEMDYDEDRGAWTEEMTRSEECIGEDSFDNPQEILNECLDKFKTPDYIMEPGIFAQLKRYFQAGGNPEQVIELLSKNYTACAQMANLLAEWLILAGVKVTDVQAMVENNLKDMILKTFDPKKADKIFTEEGETPAWLTEMIQHPTWRSLIYRLAEEYPDCLMLNFTIKLISDAGFQGEITSISTAAQQIEVFSRVLKTAIAGFLQNTEDWQSSIQECAKMVCHGQHTYVYSQVLLQILAQESRGGFMMKRLSQEITKCAQQNHHDVTPITMALNGASSSPSACQALASMLSRNTLNPADITVLFRNYSTAEPPPIELLRNPQFLELLVDALFKPGVKINPEHKSKYIYLLAYAASVCDIPAKKTHSRKLNKDELKTTIQAIEKVHNICNINKGSTELIAELQTLYQCIRFPVVSVGIIRWVECTVTEPSYFKLCTEHCPVHLALLDEVVVCHSLLHPKVLQLLVQLFESKQDELEILVQDITRDRQNVVKYSRMLQVKVFKIDDIFLVGYIHFFSGII is encoded by the exons atgGAGATGGATTATGATGAGGATCGTGGAGCTTGGACAGAAGAAATGACAAGAAGTGAAGAATGCATAGGAGAAGATAGTTTTGATAATCCTCAAGAGATATTAAATGAATGCTTGGATAAATTTAAAACACCAGATTACATTATGGAGCCTGGTATCTTTGCACAACTTAAAAG ATATTTTCAAGCTGGTGGAAACCCAGAACAAGTGATAGAGTTGTTATCTAAAAACTATACAGCTTGTGCTCAAATGGCAAATCTTCTTGCAGAATGGCTTATTCTCGCTGGAGTTAAAGTTACAGATGTACAAGCAATGGTAGAAAACAACTTAAAAGATATGATATTGAAAACATTTGATCCCAAAAAAGCAGATAAAATCTTCACAGAGGAGGGTGAA ACTCCTGCTTGGTTAACGGAAATGATACAACATCCTACTTGGCGGTCACTTATTTACAGACTTGCAGAAGAATATCCTGATTGCTTGATGTTAAACTTCACTATAAAG CTTATATCTGATGCTGGATTTCAAGGTGAAATTACAAGCATTTCAACAGCTGCACAACAAATTGAAGTATTTTCACGAGTTTTAAAAACTGCAATTGCTGGATTTTTGCAAAATACAGAAGATTGGCAGTCAAGTATACAAGAATGTGCA AAAATGGTATGTCATGGACAACACACTTACGTCTACAGTCAAGTATTGTTGCAAATTCTTGCACAAGAATCACGTGGTGGATTTATGATGAAAAGGCTTTCTCAGGAAATCACTAAATGCGCTCAACAGAA CCATCATGATGTTACTCCAATAACAATGGCACTTAATGGAGCTTCAAGTAGCCCTAGTGCATGTCAAGCACTTGCATCCATGTTATCACGGAATACCTTAAATCCTGCTGATATTACCGtattatttcgaaattattcGACTGCGGAACCACCtcctatagaattacttcgtAATCCACAATTCTTAG AACTATTAGTTGATGCACTTTTTAAACCGGGTGTAAAAATTAATCCGGAGCATAAGtctaaatacatatatttattagcTTATGCAGCTAGTGTATGTGATATTCCAGCCAAGAAGACGCATTCACGGAAATTAAATAAGGATGAATTAAAAACAACTATTCAAGCTATAGAAAAAGTCCATAACATTTGTAACATTAATAAAGGATCTACTGAATTGATAGCAGAATTACAAACTTTATATCAGTGCATAAG ATTTCCTGTTGTAAGTGTAGGTATAATTAGATGGGTGGAGTGTACTGTAACTGAACCatcatattttaaattgtgCACAGAACATTGTCCTGTACATCTTGCATTACTTGATGAAGTTGTAGTTTGCCATTCTTTACTGCATCCAAAAGTGTTACAACTTCTTGTACAGTTATTTGAAAGTAAACAAGACGAACTGGAAATACTTGTGCAG GACATTACAAGAGATCGTCAGAACGTCGTAAAATATAGCAGGATGTTGCAGGTGAAGGTATTTAAGATAGATGACATTTTTTTAGTGGgatacatacatttttttagtggaatcatataa